The following coding sequences are from one Novipirellula caenicola window:
- the pncA gene encoding bifunctional nicotinamidase/pyrazinamidase: MRSKREALILVDIQNDFLPGGALAVAKGDEVIPVANRCVPEFDNVIVTQDWHPPNHSSFVSNHPGRHVGDVVKVGDVDQVLWPDHCIQLSEGAAFADALEIRCDVAIFRKGTDAAMDSYSGFFDNGHKHATGLHDYLREHQIERLFVMGLATDYCVKFTALDAVMLNFETFLLIDGCRSVSQDPIQVDEAIDQMQAAGVQIIHSNEIFS; this comes from the coding sequence TTGAGATCTAAGCGTGAAGCGTTGATCCTTGTCGATATTCAAAACGACTTTTTGCCGGGAGGTGCCTTGGCGGTCGCCAAGGGTGACGAGGTGATTCCGGTGGCTAATCGATGTGTGCCTGAATTCGACAACGTGATCGTGACCCAGGATTGGCATCCCCCGAACCACTCGAGCTTCGTCAGTAATCATCCAGGACGTCACGTCGGTGATGTCGTGAAAGTAGGCGATGTCGATCAAGTGTTGTGGCCCGATCACTGTATTCAGCTATCCGAGGGTGCGGCGTTCGCCGATGCACTGGAGATCCGCTGTGACGTTGCCATTTTTCGAAAAGGGACTGACGCTGCGATGGATTCCTATAGCGGGTTCTTTGACAATGGTCACAAACACGCCACCGGACTCCATGACTATCTTCGTGAACATCAAATCGAGCGTCTGTTTGTCATGGGGTTGGCGACCGACTATTGCGTCAAGTTCACGGCGCTGGATGCCGTGATGCTAAATTTTGAGACGTTCCTGCTGATCGATGGATGCCGTAGCGTCAGTCAAGATCCGATTCAGGTGGATGAAGCGATCGATCAAATGCAGGCGGCGGGCGTGCAAATCATCCACAGTAATGAAATCTTTTCTTAG
- a CDS encoding NUDIX hydrolase has product MSYTYEHPRPALTVDCVVFGLSDCSLNVLLIQRANPPFQGQWAIPGGFVDMDEALDDAARRELQEETGIKNLFIEQLYTFGSVDRDPRGRVVSVAYMALVRQADYRPQHADDAADADWFAVDSLPELGFDHQQILAMAHDRIRSKVQYQPIGFELLPRKFPLRDLQRLYEIILDREIDKRNFRKKMLNMDVLEELDEFEQNVSHRAARLYRFNRRKYQQRLKEGFHFEI; this is encoded by the coding sequence ATGTCGTACACCTACGAACATCCACGTCCCGCATTGACGGTGGATTGCGTGGTCTTTGGGCTGAGCGATTGCTCGTTGAATGTGTTGTTGATCCAGCGTGCAAATCCTCCGTTTCAAGGGCAATGGGCGATTCCGGGCGGTTTTGTTGACATGGACGAAGCGCTTGACGATGCCGCTCGTCGTGAACTGCAGGAGGAAACGGGAATCAAGAATCTATTCATCGAGCAGTTGTATACGTTTGGCAGCGTCGATCGGGATCCCCGCGGACGTGTCGTCTCGGTAGCCTACATGGCGCTGGTTCGGCAAGCGGATTATCGCCCCCAACATGCGGACGACGCAGCCGATGCCGATTGGTTTGCGGTCGATTCGCTGCCCGAATTAGGATTTGATCATCAGCAGATTTTAGCCATGGCGCATGATCGAATTCGTAGCAAAGTGCAGTACCAGCCGATTGGATTCGAATTGCTGCCGCGTAAATTTCCCCTGCGAGATTTGCAGCGGCTTTATGAAATCATTTTGGATCGTGAGATCGACAAGCGAAACTTTCGCAAAAAGATGCTAAACATGGATGTGTTAGAAGAGCTTGACGAGTTCGAGCAGAACGTATCACACCGCGCGGCTCGCTTGTATCGATTCAACCGTCGCAAGTATCAGCAGCGTCTAAAGGAAGGGTTCCATTTTGAGATCTAA
- a CDS encoding nicotinate phosphoribosyltransferase produces MGETFRGDGSLALLTDLYQLTMAYGYWKTQRHERNAVFHLFFRSHPFSGGYAIMAGLGPLMETLDEFRFTADDIAYLKTLRGNDHQPLFAEPFLRYLSELRLSCDIDAVPEGTVVFANEPLLRVQGSILQCQILETLLLNCINFPTLIATRAARVCQAAGDDTVLEFGLRRAQGNDGAMTASRAAYIGGCHATSNVLAGKCYDIPVKGTHAHSWVMSFDGEHEAFAAYASVMPNNCIFLVDTYDTVHGVANAILVAMELRKQGHEMIGVRLDSGDMVALSQRTRAMLDAAGLPDAKIVASNDLDEHQIQRLKRDGAKIDIWGVGTRLVTGYEQPALGGVYKLSAIVDSDGQWHDRVKLSEQSVKTSNPGIQQVRRYRNADQAVADVIYDIRDGTATSPRMVPIGSDEMHLFDEDEFEGDWQSEDLLVPVLRGGSRVGQWPTIHQIRQRTKKQLAMFSDDVRQLVEPAVYPTGLDVQLFETKRRLIATASPFHG; encoded by the coding sequence ATGGGCGAAACCTTTCGCGGTGACGGATCGTTAGCACTGCTGACGGATCTTTATCAACTGACGATGGCGTATGGCTATTGGAAGACACAGCGGCACGAACGCAACGCGGTTTTCCATTTGTTCTTTCGCTCTCATCCGTTTAGCGGTGGCTACGCGATCATGGCGGGATTGGGGCCGCTGATGGAAACGCTCGACGAGTTTCGTTTCACTGCCGATGACATCGCATATCTCAAGACGCTTCGTGGCAATGATCATCAGCCACTCTTTGCGGAACCGTTTCTTCGCTATTTGAGCGAACTGCGGTTGAGCTGCGACATTGACGCGGTGCCTGAGGGGACCGTGGTCTTTGCGAATGAACCGCTGCTGCGAGTTCAGGGTTCGATTTTGCAATGCCAGATTCTCGAAACGTTGCTGTTGAACTGCATCAATTTCCCGACCTTGATCGCCACGCGTGCCGCACGGGTGTGTCAGGCGGCTGGCGACGATACGGTGCTCGAGTTCGGGCTTCGTCGAGCGCAAGGGAACGACGGTGCGATGACCGCTTCGCGTGCGGCGTATATCGGTGGATGTCATGCGACTAGCAACGTGTTGGCGGGAAAGTGTTACGACATTCCCGTCAAAGGAACTCATGCTCACAGCTGGGTCATGTCCTTCGACGGAGAACACGAGGCATTCGCGGCCTACGCGAGCGTCATGCCGAACAATTGCATCTTTCTTGTCGACACCTATGACACGGTGCACGGAGTCGCCAATGCCATTTTGGTGGCGATGGAATTGCGAAAGCAGGGACATGAAATGATTGGGGTGCGATTGGATTCGGGCGACATGGTCGCGCTGAGCCAAAGAACGCGTGCGATGTTAGACGCCGCGGGATTGCCGGATGCCAAGATTGTGGCCAGCAACGATTTGGATGAACACCAAATCCAACGGCTAAAACGTGATGGAGCTAAGATCGATATTTGGGGCGTCGGCACGCGACTGGTCACCGGCTATGAGCAGCCTGCACTGGGCGGCGTCTATAAATTATCTGCGATCGTCGATTCGGATGGGCAATGGCACGACCGTGTGAAGTTGTCCGAGCAGTCGGTCAAGACATCGAATCCAGGGATCCAGCAAGTGCGGCGATATCGCAACGCGGATCAAGCCGTCGCCGACGTTATCTACGACATCCGTGATGGAACAGCAACCTCGCCTCGCATGGTGCCAATCGGCAGCGACGAGATGCATCTTTTTGACGAAGATGAATTCGAAGGGGATTGGCAAAGCGAAGACTTGCTGGTTCCTGTGCTTCGTGGTGGTAGCCGAGTGGGCCAATGGCCAACGATTCATCAGATTCGCCAGCGAACAAAGAAACAGTTGGCCATGTTTTCCGATGACGTGCGTCAATTGGTTGAGCCGGCGGTCTATCCAACCGGATTGGATGTGCAGTTATTTGAAACAAAACGCAGACTGATTGCGACGGCATCGCCGTTTCATGGGTAG
- a CDS encoding TadE family protein: MFKRCTSETRPPRRGRLGMRRRPRRGVASVEFAVCIPVLLVLTLGTIDLCSMLFLRESITLAAYEGARRGVGRGYTNSDATSRVIEFLDQRNIQHNGSASVTFSSPGFDNADTLENVTITVTVPCAGNLLVASSMFDDMTMTTSVTMRKEYQNLGKK; the protein is encoded by the coding sequence ATGTTTAAACGATGCACCTCCGAAACTCGCCCGCCACGTCGCGGTCGGCTGGGAATGCGACGGCGCCCACGCCGCGGCGTTGCCTCGGTTGAATTTGCTGTATGCATCCCAGTGCTGCTCGTCCTGACGCTGGGCACGATCGATCTTTGTTCGATGCTGTTTCTGCGTGAATCGATCACGCTTGCCGCCTACGAAGGCGCTCGCCGCGGTGTCGGCCGAGGCTACACCAACAGCGATGCAACGAGTCGCGTGATCGAATTCTTGGACCAACGCAACATCCAACACAACGGCAGTGCCTCGGTCACCTTTAGTTCGCCTGGATTCGACAACGCCGACACGCTGGAAAACGTGACCATCACGGTCACGGTTCCATGTGCTGGCAATCTATTGGTTGCCTCGAGCATGTTTGACGATATGACGATGACCACCAGCGTCACGATGCGCAAAGAATACCAGAACCTCGGAAAAAAATAG
- a CDS encoding TadE/TadG family type IV pilus assembly protein — MKRHRIRTAPQRRGPRQKRDGAAMVEFAIVANLMFVMIFTCMEFARMNMARNLAQDAAYYAARTAMVPGATREEAVAEADRIMGSLLDDSGYDVTVSNVTFDAPTITVTVSVDLQAIAMFTPMFLPNTTIETQAVMKTERYEGFYEQ, encoded by the coding sequence ATGAAACGCCACCGAATTCGAACCGCTCCCCAACGTCGCGGACCGCGTCAAAAACGCGATGGTGCTGCGATGGTGGAATTTGCAATCGTGGCGAATCTGATGTTTGTCATGATCTTTACCTGCATGGAATTTGCGAGGATGAACATGGCTCGCAACTTGGCGCAGGACGCTGCCTACTATGCCGCCCGTACCGCGATGGTTCCGGGAGCCACGCGTGAGGAAGCCGTGGCGGAGGCCGATCGTATTATGGGTTCGCTGCTTGATGACAGCGGCTACGACGTTACCGTCAGCAACGTCACTTTTGACGCGCCCACGATTACCGTCACGGTCAGCGTGGATCTGCAGGCGATTGCGATGTTCACGCCGATGTTCTTACCCAATACAACGATCGAAACCCAAGCGGTTATGAAAACGGAGCGTTACGAAGGGTTCTATGAACAATAA
- a CDS encoding vWA domain-containing protein: MTTRFSHRTVSTIFAASIARSHRQRRGNVFALMALILPVLALLAAFCINSAQMQLNRTELMVATDAAARAGGRAFSEHQTVEAAKMAAVATAALNNVDGQPLQIRSEDSANEIEFGITTQPNGLTGRYEFQKLPTAAVQSGALIASAVRVNGRRDTGSLSGRVPFVIPGILNASDFGPRQESVAMQVDRDISLILDRSGSMVPNLNFDWPEGMDPNSDLAKEAAVAAGVMTKTVTTKGNKNGKGNGKVKTTTSYDYAAGYNQMTYYQWVWQDLFNLPDCPMQPWQELVIAVDAFLNVLDTTVQEEQVSVASYASDASLDVWLVKNFSEIRTTVDAINPGGNTAIGDGMQAGIQALLDSAARPYAAKTMVVMTDGNHNRGTDPLTVANYFASNYPLTIHTVTFGSGANQKRMQQVAAAGGGKHYHADNGEQLVAIFEEIANNLPTILTK, encoded by the coding sequence ATGACCACACGATTTTCTCATCGCACCGTTTCAACCATCTTCGCCGCCTCGATTGCACGATCGCATCGACAACGACGCGGAAACGTCTTCGCGCTGATGGCGCTGATCCTGCCCGTGTTGGCACTGCTTGCGGCGTTCTGTATCAATAGCGCGCAGATGCAACTGAACCGCACCGAATTGATGGTCGCTACTGATGCGGCCGCGCGTGCCGGAGGCCGTGCATTTAGCGAACACCAAACGGTCGAAGCCGCAAAAATGGCCGCAGTTGCAACTGCGGCGTTGAACAACGTGGACGGACAACCGCTGCAGATTCGCAGCGAAGATTCCGCTAACGAGATTGAATTCGGCATCACCACGCAGCCCAACGGCTTAACCGGCCGCTACGAATTCCAAAAACTACCCACGGCAGCCGTGCAAAGCGGGGCGTTGATCGCCAGTGCCGTTCGTGTCAACGGACGTCGTGACACAGGATCGCTGTCGGGTCGTGTGCCATTTGTCATCCCTGGCATACTCAACGCAAGCGACTTTGGTCCTCGGCAAGAATCGGTGGCCATGCAGGTCGACCGCGATATTTCGTTGATCTTGGATCGCAGTGGATCGATGGTTCCGAACTTAAATTTTGATTGGCCAGAGGGAATGGATCCTAACTCTGACTTGGCCAAAGAAGCTGCGGTGGCAGCCGGTGTGATGACCAAAACGGTGACAACCAAAGGCAACAAAAATGGAAAAGGGAACGGAAAAGTAAAGACCACGACGAGCTATGACTATGCCGCGGGCTACAACCAAATGACCTATTACCAATGGGTTTGGCAAGACCTTTTCAACCTGCCCGATTGCCCGATGCAGCCGTGGCAGGAACTGGTGATCGCAGTGGATGCATTCTTGAACGTGCTGGACACCACGGTCCAAGAGGAACAAGTCTCGGTGGCTAGTTATGCCTCGGATGCCTCGCTAGACGTTTGGTTGGTCAAAAATTTCAGCGAAATCCGGACCACGGTCGATGCGATCAATCCCGGTGGAAACACGGCGATCGGAGACGGAATGCAAGCGGGGATCCAAGCATTATTGGATTCCGCCGCACGTCCCTACGCCGCCAAGACGATGGTCGTGATGACCGATGGCAACCATAACCGCGGCACCGATCCGCTAACAGTGGCAAACTACTTTGCATCGAACTATCCGCTGACCATTCACACCGTCACGTTTGGCAGTGGTGCAAACCAAAAACGAATGCAACAAGTCGCTGCGGCCGGAGGTGGTAAACATTATCACGCCGATAACGGTGAACAGCTCGTTGCGATCTTCGAAGAGATTGCAAATAACCTACCCACCATTTTGACGAAATAA
- a CDS encoding sigma-54 dependent transcriptional regulator: MAMLGISPNGPGEPPIAGIIGNSPAMQQVYRITRRVAPSNASVLILGETGVGKELIASAVHRLSHRSGAPFVRVNCGALSESLLESELFGHVRGAFTGAVANRAGRFEAAQGGTIFLDEINSTTLTLQVKLLRVLQEKEFERVGDTSTFSTDVRIIAASNRDLMNEVREERFREDLYWRLNVVPVEIPPLRRRREDIPALVSYFLEHYNEINDRYVVHIAPGTLEAMQDYHWPGNVRELQNYIERAVVMSETDELTLDLLPLCVTNPDVAVGTEKPIGDMNELTREVVMKGLGEADTNEGGVHSLVVDRVEKELIVQVLSACGGVQTKAAAMLGINRNTLHKKIKDYGLDDSDNGNS; encoded by the coding sequence ATGGCGATGCTCGGCATATCCCCAAACGGTCCCGGAGAGCCACCGATCGCAGGCATCATTGGCAATTCGCCAGCGATGCAGCAGGTTTATCGCATCACGCGTCGTGTCGCCCCCAGCAATGCTTCGGTGTTGATTCTTGGAGAAACCGGGGTTGGGAAAGAACTGATTGCCAGCGCAGTCCATCGACTTAGCCATCGCAGCGGCGCCCCTTTTGTGCGAGTCAACTGCGGTGCCTTGAGCGAAAGTTTGCTTGAAAGCGAACTTTTTGGGCATGTTCGCGGGGCGTTTACCGGGGCGGTTGCCAACCGCGCCGGGCGATTCGAAGCGGCTCAAGGTGGCACAATTTTTCTTGACGAAATCAACAGCACCACACTCACATTGCAAGTCAAACTGCTGCGGGTGCTGCAAGAGAAAGAATTTGAACGGGTTGGCGATACCAGCACCTTTAGCACCGATGTTCGCATCATCGCGGCGAGCAATCGCGATCTGATGAACGAAGTTCGCGAAGAACGGTTCCGCGAAGACCTTTATTGGCGTCTTAACGTTGTGCCTGTGGAGATTCCGCCGCTACGACGTCGTCGCGAAGACATTCCCGCGTTGGTATCCTACTTCCTGGAACACTACAACGAAATCAATGACCGCTACGTGGTCCACATCGCGCCGGGAACGCTCGAAGCGATGCAGGATTACCATTGGCCCGGCAACGTGCGCGAACTGCAAAACTATATTGAACGCGCCGTCGTGATGTCCGAAACCGACGAATTGACGCTCGACCTGCTGCCGCTTTGCGTCACCAACCCCGATGTTGCCGTGGGCACCGAAAAACCCATCGGCGACATGAACGAACTGACTCGCGAAGTGGTGATGAAGGGGCTTGGCGAAGCCGACACCAACGAAGGCGGGGTGCACAGCTTGGTGGTCGACCGAGTTGAGAAAGAATTGATCGTGCAGGTGTTGTCCGCATGCGGTGGCGTGCAAACCAAAGCCGCCGCAATGCTTGGCATCAACCGCAACACGCTACACAAAAAAATCAAAGACTACGGCCTGGACGATTCAGACAACGGCAACAGCTAG
- a CDS encoding carbon-nitrogen hydrolase encodes MTRNVKLGLVQMKDAGSKSAMIENASKWIRESASQGAQIICLQELFNGPYPCQSEDHRMFDLAETIPGESTEAMAKLAKELEVVIVAPIFEKRGPGLYHNTVVVLDADGSMAGVYRKMHIPDDPLFYEKFYFTPGDLGFRPIQTRFAKLGVGICWDQWFPEAARLFALAGAEILLYPTAIGWIHEEKEEFGAGQRSAWQTTMRAHSIANGIWLGAPNRVGIEDNLEFWGSSIIVSPRGEVVAEGDQSEGLLIADCNLDEIDVVRTHWPFLRDRRIDAYGGLLNRWNDDPPFTRPG; translated from the coding sequence GTGACACGCAACGTCAAACTCGGACTCGTGCAAATGAAAGACGCTGGCTCGAAGTCAGCGATGATCGAAAACGCTTCAAAGTGGATCCGCGAAAGCGCCAGCCAAGGAGCTCAGATCATTTGTTTGCAAGAGTTGTTCAATGGACCCTATCCCTGTCAAAGCGAAGACCATCGGATGTTCGATTTGGCGGAAACGATTCCCGGCGAATCGACCGAGGCGATGGCGAAGCTTGCCAAGGAACTCGAGGTGGTCATCGTCGCGCCGATCTTCGAAAAACGTGGTCCTGGACTGTACCACAATACCGTCGTCGTGCTCGATGCCGACGGGTCGATGGCGGGCGTGTATCGCAAAATGCATATCCCCGATGATCCCTTGTTCTACGAAAAGTTCTACTTCACGCCAGGTGACTTGGGGTTCCGGCCGATCCAAACACGCTTTGCCAAACTCGGGGTCGGTATCTGCTGGGACCAATGGTTCCCCGAAGCGGCTCGGTTGTTCGCGCTCGCTGGCGCCGAAATTCTGCTGTACCCGACGGCGATCGGATGGATCCACGAAGAGAAGGAAGAATTTGGTGCCGGTCAACGAAGTGCGTGGCAAACCACGATGCGAGCCCATTCGATTGCCAACGGGATTTGGTTGGGGGCACCAAACCGAGTTGGGATCGAAGATAATCTCGAGTTTTGGGGATCCAGCATCATTGTGTCGCCCCGCGGCGAAGTGGTGGCCGAAGGTGACCAGAGCGAAGGGCTGCTGATCGCCGATTGCAACCTGGACGAAATCGATGTCGTCCGCACGCATTGGCCGTTCCTTCGCGACCGGCGAATTGACGCGTACGGCGGGCTGCTGAATCGATGGAACGACGATCCACCGTTCACGCGCCCCGGCTGA
- the bioD gene encoding dethiobiotin synthase → MNPTQPTTVHPSSESGVRPTRRLFISGTDTDVGKTFVACAMAKHYRHSGMQVGVYKPVASDCHAESAESGAEIVAADARNLWNAAGNPRSLDEVCPQRFRAPLAPTRAAAAEGKSVDADQLHQAAAVWLSGFDVTIIEGAGGLLSPLADGILNLDLAKKMAPVQLVIVAANRLGVIHQTLATCTAAIHGGLTPAGIVLCDTSENLDASADENAAEIARYSPIPILGRVGFGSSETPWADQLLD, encoded by the coding sequence ATGAATCCAACTCAACCAACGACGGTCCACCCGTCGTCCGAATCGGGCGTTCGACCGACACGCCGATTGTTCATCTCCGGCACCGATACCGATGTGGGAAAAACCTTCGTCGCGTGTGCGATGGCAAAGCACTACCGACATTCTGGCATGCAGGTGGGCGTCTACAAGCCGGTAGCCAGCGATTGCCATGCCGAATCAGCGGAAAGCGGGGCGGAAATCGTTGCTGCCGACGCGCGGAACTTGTGGAACGCCGCCGGAAACCCTCGCTCGCTTGACGAAGTTTGCCCGCAGCGGTTTCGCGCCCCGCTGGCTCCCACACGTGCCGCTGCGGCCGAAGGCAAGTCCGTCGACGCGGATCAACTGCACCAAGCCGCGGCAGTTTGGCTAAGCGGATTTGACGTCACGATCATCGAAGGCGCCGGAGGACTGCTCAGCCCGTTGGCCGACGGCATCTTGAACCTCGACTTGGCTAAAAAAATGGCGCCTGTCCAACTGGTCATCGTTGCCGCGAATCGCTTGGGGGTGATCCATCAAACGCTGGCGACCTGCACTGCGGCGATCCATGGCGGGCTAACGCCAGCGGGGATTGTGCTCTGCGATACGTCGGAAAACCTCGACGCCTCGGCAGACGAAAATGCAGCCGAGATCGCCCGCTACAGCCCGATTCCAATCCTGGGGCGAGTTGGATTCGGATCGTCTGAGACGCCATGGGCCGACCAGTTGCTCGATTAG